In Glycine max cultivar Williams 82 chromosome 7, Glycine_max_v4.0, whole genome shotgun sequence, a single window of DNA contains:
- the LOC100790109 gene encoding probable calcium-binding protein CML25 translates to MGFKSLFNMKKKKLLKTMSSSSSLPHAPPVSLHSSRASVMEDLEYVFKKFDANGDGKISASELGSMMKSLGQPATEEELKKLIREVDSDGDGHINLEEFTELNTKDVDPDEVLENLKDAFSIFDLDGNGSITAEELKMVMASLGDACSIEECRKMIAGVDGNGDGMINFDEFQIMMTGNMNK, encoded by the coding sequence ATGGGTTTCAAATCCCTTTTTaacatgaagaagaagaaacttcTGAAGACGATGTCGTCTTCGTCCTCATTGCCCCACGCGCCACCGGTATCGTTGCATTCATCACGCGCCTCCGTGATGGAGGACCTTGAATATGTCTTCAAAAAGTTCGACGCAAACGGCGACGGAAAAATCTCCGCTTCGGAACTCGGCTCCATGATGAAGAGCCTGGGCCAGCCCGCGACCGAAGAAGAGCTAAAGAAACTGATTCGAGAGGTCGATTCCGACGGCGACGGTCACATCAACTTGGAAGAGTTTACTGAGTTGAATACCAAGGACGTGGACCCCGACGAGGTTTTGGAGAATCTGAAGGACGCTTTCTCCATCTTTGATCTTGACGGTAATGGTTCCATTACCGCGGAGGAGCTTAAAATGGTGATGGCGAGCCTCGGAGACGCGTGTTCCATCGAGGAGTGCCGGAAGATGATCGCCGGCGTCGACGGCAACGGCGACGGCATGATCAACTTCGACGAGTTTCAAATAATGATGACCGGAAACATGAACAAATAA